In the genome of Acidobacteriota bacterium, the window ATTCAGTGGCTTTATAGAGGTTATCGCATTATTTTTGTGGGGTTATGAGATGTATAAAAATATGACTCCTAGTGTTGTGTCACTTAAATACCTTTCGTTATTTTGATGTGACACAACACTTTCCCTATGGGGGCAAGCCCCCCTTAGACGCTTCGCTGAGCACCCCCCAGACATGGGGAAGATACCTTCCCCATACCCCTTCAGTGTGCTGTCTGAGAAAATTTTTTTAATTTTTTATTGTTTTTAAATTATTGGTAGGAGGTTAGATGAACGCAAAGGTCTATAAATTAGTTTTTATTTTAGGGACTTTGATATCCTTGCTACTTTTCATGATACTCACTTTTGACTCTCATGGCAAAATTAAGGCTCTGACAAACAGCCAGAATCTTTCTACAGAAGTAATCGCTGGAAAAAAAGTATGGGAAAAATATAACTGCAATGATTGCCATACTATCCTTGGATTCGGAGGATACTATGCCCCTGACATGACAAAGGTTTACGCAAGGCTGGGTTATGATGGAATTAAAAAAGAGTGGAAAATCCAGGAAAATATTTTGCCTCTTCCTATCGTAAAATGCCCAATCAATATTTAAATGAAATGGAAATAAATAATCTAATTTTGTTTTTAAAATGGGTAAGCGAAATAGATAACAATGATTGGCCTCCTCAAGATAGAAAATATCTTAAAAAATATAGGGAGATGGAACTTCAAAAAACAGATGAAAATTTGATTGGAGAAAAGCTAATCAGAGAAAAAGGGTGTCTTGATTGTCATAAATTAACTTCCGGCTATAAATTACTACACACATGGCAATCAGATTACTGTTGCTCATAGACATTTAGCATTTTTTGGAGCTTACGCTTTATTAAACCTTTCTATTCCTGTTTCAAGGGCTTTTTTTGCAGCTTTTACAACTGGACCATCCATTGTGTCACAATGGGCAAAAAGCTTATTAGGCACAGGGAGAGTTATTATTAAAATGATAACGAAAATACCTGTTAAAGAAATAAAGTTTTTACTTCTCATAATATTACCTCCTATATTTTGATTTCGATATAATCTTTCAATGCCATAGCATTGTTAAATTCTTCATCCTTAGCTCCATATAAGAGGGTTATGTTTGCTTCTTTTGCCTTTTTTAGGATAAGATTTACAAGCTCTTTTTTAGAATCTAATTCTTTAAAGTATCTTTTTTTGAATTCATCCCACTTTTTAGGATTATGCGAGAACCACTTTCTTAATTCATTACTCGGTGCTATCTCTTTCAGCCACAAATCTATCTTTGCCCTTTCTTTATTCAAACCCCTCGGCCATAATCTATCTACAAGTATTCTAAAGCCATCGTCTTCAGCTGGTGTATTATAAATTCTTTTGATTCTTATCATTTCCTTTATCTTTTTATTCTATTACAGAGCTCCTTACCTATTTCAATTATTTTTTTGTAGTCATCAGATGAAGGAGAACCATTTACTTCAACTGTTCCAATCTTTCACTCCGACCCAGAATACGCCATCCAATATCTCGGGCACATTATATAATTCATTTTTATCTCCTCACAATTATTTAAATATTTTTTTTCAAAATTCCATAAAAATTTTTATATATAATCATTCTCAAATTATTATAAAAAAAAAATTTAGATAAAAAACAAAATTAACTGGATAATCAAAATATTAAAGTAATTGTGAAGATCGATAAAGTTTTAATTAAAAGAACTCTTGAAAATGGGCATTCTTTTTTTATATTATGTCAATAAAAGGAGGTAGAGATAAAATGAGAATTTTTTTGCGTTTTAAAAAAATTACTTTGTTATTAGTTTTAATTTTATTTTTGATAGTCTCACTGGGTTTTTCTGCGGAAAAGAAACCATCAATTCCAGTTCAGCAATTTTTTACTTTGGATGAATCACTCATCAAAGGTCTTATGTGGAGATGCATTGGATCTGCCAACATGGGAGGCAGGGTTGATGATTTTGCTGTTGTTGAAAATCAATCAAATATTATCTATGTCGCAACAGCTTCAGGAGGAGTATGGAAAACGATTAACAATGGAATAACATGGGAACCAATTTTTGATAATGAAAGTGTGAGCACGATAGGGGATATTACTGTTGCTCCTTCTGACCCGAACATTGTATGGGTTGGAACAGGTGAGGCCAACAATCGTCAGAGTTCTTCATGGGGAAATGGCGTTTATAAATCGATGGATGGTGGGAAAACATGGATTAACATGGGATTAAAGGATTCCCATCACGTAGGTCGAATTGTCATCGATCCTAAAAATCCGGATGTAGTTTATGTGGCTGCTGCAGGACGTCTCTGGGGACC includes:
- a CDS encoding c-type cytochrome; this encodes MNAKVYKLVFILGTLISLLLFMILTFDSHGKIKALTNSQNLSTEVIAGKKVWEKYNCNDCHTILGFGGYYAPDMTKVYARLGYDGIKKEWKIQENILPLPIVKCPINI
- a CDS encoding DUF488 domain-containing protein, coding for MIRIKRIYNTPAEDDGFRILVDRLWPRGLNKERAKIDLWLKEIAPSNELRKWFSHNPKKWDEFKKRYFKELDSKKELVNLILKKAKEANITLLYGAKDEEFNNAMALKDYIEIKI